One genomic region from Conexibacter woesei DSM 14684 encodes:
- a CDS encoding iron transporter, translated as MKWFAKLLLAAMVAACAVALAGCAGGTTYDESGRPPADTGAAAGHAGHGGGGAGSEHAGHGGAAAGDGPGATGEMAVLARTETSDLAVELHAMAPELFYVSEGEGLRPQRPSRGDDVHLMVTLADRESGVRLPDATVTARVVAQGGATVFEGPLYPMVGRGMGLHYGENVPLGRPGRYDVTLVIGPPRIGRHRAVRDAWDETTRVERSFAFDGTTVRAE; from the coding sequence GTGAAGTGGTTTGCGAAGCTCCTGCTGGCGGCCATGGTCGCGGCGTGCGCCGTCGCGCTCGCCGGATGTGCGGGCGGCACGACGTATGACGAGAGCGGCAGACCGCCCGCCGACACGGGCGCCGCGGCAGGACACGCCGGCCACGGCGGGGGAGGCGCCGGCTCCGAGCACGCCGGCCACGGCGGCGCCGCGGCCGGCGACGGTCCAGGCGCGACGGGCGAGATGGCGGTGCTCGCCAGAACCGAGACGAGCGACCTTGCGGTCGAGCTGCACGCGATGGCGCCGGAGCTGTTCTACGTCTCCGAGGGCGAAGGCCTGCGCCCGCAGCGTCCGAGCAGGGGTGACGACGTGCACCTGATGGTCACGCTCGCCGATCGCGAGTCGGGCGTGCGCCTGCCCGACGCGACGGTCACCGCGCGCGTCGTCGCGCAGGGCGGTGCGACCGTCTTCGAGGGTCCGCTGTACCCGATGGTCGGCCGCGGGATGGGCCTTCACTACGGCGAGAACGTCCCGCTCGGGAGACCCGGCAGATACGACGTCACGCTCGTGATCGGGCCCCCGCGAATCGGGCGCCACAGAGCTGTCCGAGACGCATGGGACGAGACGACCCGCGTCGAGCGGTCGTTCGCGTTCGACGGCACGACGGTGCGCGCGGAATGA
- a CDS encoding Glu/Leu/Phe/Val family dehydrogenase has protein sequence MSDQTLLDRLRDEGFERLVVCNDSAVGLQAIIAIHSTRLGPANGGVRMQPYPTFDAAVDDAMRLARAMTYKWSAAGENRGGGKSVIVGDPRTDKSEALLRRFGQFVDELRGAYYVGEDVGITLADMEVIHLETDYVATLPEEAGGVGDIAPATARGAIQALRACAQRRWGSDELAGRTVALQGLGACGSVALSMLVEAGAHVTVCDVDRAKVAAAVERHGVRAVEPHEIYAQDVEVFAPFALGGVIDDASLAVLRAQVVAGSANNVLAEDRHGDELERRGAVYAPDFIANAGGAIYDADQFRKGGFNAARVARNVDRIYDRVLAVFARADTAGIPYYAAARELAEARLDSLAAVRRSCP, from the coding sequence ATGAGCGACCAGACCCTGCTCGACCGGCTGCGCGACGAGGGCTTCGAACGGCTCGTCGTCTGCAACGACTCGGCCGTCGGGCTGCAGGCGATCATCGCGATCCACTCGACGCGGCTCGGCCCCGCCAACGGCGGCGTGCGGATGCAGCCGTACCCGACCTTCGACGCCGCGGTCGACGACGCGATGCGGTTGGCGCGCGCGATGACGTACAAGTGGTCGGCCGCGGGTGAGAACCGCGGCGGCGGCAAGAGCGTCATCGTGGGCGACCCGCGCACGGACAAGAGCGAGGCGCTGCTGCGGCGCTTCGGGCAGTTCGTCGACGAGCTGCGCGGCGCCTACTACGTCGGCGAGGACGTCGGCATCACGCTGGCGGACATGGAGGTGATTCACCTCGAGACCGACTACGTCGCGACGCTGCCCGAGGAGGCCGGCGGGGTCGGCGACATCGCGCCCGCGACCGCGCGCGGCGCGATCCAGGCGCTGCGTGCGTGCGCGCAGCGCCGCTGGGGCTCCGACGAGCTGGCCGGGCGCACGGTCGCGCTGCAGGGACTCGGCGCCTGCGGCTCGGTCGCGCTCTCGATGCTGGTCGAGGCCGGCGCGCACGTGACCGTCTGCGACGTCGACCGCGCGAAGGTCGCGGCGGCGGTGGAGCGGCACGGCGTGCGAGCGGTCGAGCCGCACGAGATCTACGCGCAAGACGTCGAGGTCTTCGCGCCGTTCGCGCTGGGCGGCGTGATCGACGACGCCTCGCTCGCGGTGCTGCGCGCGCAGGTCGTCGCCGGGTCGGCCAACAACGTGCTGGCGGAGGACCGCCACGGCGACGAGCTGGAGCGGCGCGGCGCCGTCTACGCGCCCGACTTCATCGCCAACGCCGGCGGCGCGATCTACGACGCCGACCAGTTCCGCAAGGGCGGCTTCAACGCCGCGCGCGTCGCGCGCAACGTCGACCGCATCTACGACCGCGTGCTTGCGGTGTTCGCCCGCGCCGACACGGCCGGGATCCCCTACTACGCGGCGGCGCGCGAGCTTGCCGAGGCACGCCTCGACAGCCTCGCGGCGGTCCGCCGGTCGTGCCCGTGA
- a CDS encoding PepSY-associated TM helix domain-containing protein, with the protein MRPILWRLHYLGGILAAPILLSLVVTGILFAWSPQLDALRFGDITGRSAGPAVPLSEQVVAAQAAHPDWRVHSVVPGHDVAAGPDLTTAVILDPPGGADGHGTPEDGVAVFVDETTGRATGEVALADTSEAVLRSMHSSWTLGADAEPLTELAASWFLVALATGVFLWWPGLRRRGSAAFAFRRGIGGRRHAKDWHSFLALALLLPMVFLAITGLTWTDGAGERYDDAKAALSPPPPGGVDAALPAPSSGAADPAAIDRVAAVASGAGLRTPVRFSVPQDDRTAWTVRSEDATFPVERDQLAVDGASGRVVERFDYSDENWLNKLSTGGMLFHQAQLFGLGTQIFMTVLALGIGAIIAFGYRMWWMRRPAGGWGAPPPQRDWVRSAPIGLLALVVVLAWALPTLAVALAVWLVLERAALWWRVGAEAQRARKQGRAPVHGVGSSGWEACKAAVVAALGIAMIAGPHVGDGDPALGALGRLVAWAWSVPLGIAFLAAGLLGLYATFAVGGRAQDARREVIS; encoded by the coding sequence ATGCGGCCGATCCTGTGGCGTCTGCACTACCTCGGCGGGATCCTCGCCGCGCCGATCCTGCTGTCGCTCGTCGTGACGGGGATCCTGTTCGCCTGGAGCCCGCAGCTCGACGCGCTGCGCTTCGGCGACATCACCGGCCGCAGCGCAGGCCCCGCCGTGCCGCTGTCCGAGCAGGTCGTCGCGGCGCAGGCCGCGCACCCCGACTGGAGGGTGCACTCGGTCGTCCCGGGCCATGACGTGGCCGCCGGACCGGACCTGACGACCGCGGTGATCCTCGACCCGCCGGGCGGTGCCGACGGCCATGGGACGCCGGAGGACGGCGTCGCGGTCTTCGTCGACGAGACGACCGGCAGAGCGACGGGCGAGGTGGCGCTCGCCGACACGTCCGAGGCGGTCCTGCGCAGCATGCACTCGAGCTGGACCCTGGGCGCCGACGCCGAGCCGCTGACGGAGCTGGCGGCGAGCTGGTTCCTCGTCGCCCTCGCGACCGGCGTGTTCCTGTGGTGGCCGGGCTTGCGCCGCCGCGGCTCCGCGGCGTTCGCGTTCCGGCGCGGGATCGGCGGCCGCCGGCACGCGAAGGACTGGCACAGCTTCCTCGCGCTGGCGCTGCTGCTGCCGATGGTCTTCCTTGCGATCACCGGACTCACCTGGACCGACGGCGCGGGCGAGCGCTACGACGACGCGAAGGCCGCCCTCTCGCCGCCGCCGCCGGGCGGCGTCGACGCGGCGCTGCCCGCCCCGTCGAGCGGTGCGGCGGACCCCGCAGCGATCGATCGCGTCGCGGCGGTCGCGAGCGGCGCCGGGCTCCGCACGCCCGTCCGCTTCAGCGTCCCGCAGGACGACAGGACCGCATGGACGGTCCGCAGCGAGGACGCGACCTTCCCGGTCGAGCGCGACCAGCTCGCGGTCGACGGCGCGAGCGGCAGGGTCGTCGAGCGCTTCGACTACTCCGACGAGAACTGGCTCAACAAGCTCTCGACCGGCGGGATGCTCTTCCACCAGGCGCAGCTGTTCGGGCTCGGTACGCAGATCTTCATGACGGTGCTGGCGCTGGGGATCGGCGCGATCATCGCGTTCGGCTACCGGATGTGGTGGATGCGGCGCCCGGCCGGCGGCTGGGGCGCGCCGCCGCCGCAGCGCGACTGGGTTCGCAGCGCGCCGATCGGCCTGCTCGCGCTGGTGGTCGTGCTCGCGTGGGCGCTGCCGACGCTGGCGGTCGCGCTCGCGGTCTGGCTCGTGCTGGAGCGCGCAGCGCTCTGGTGGCGCGTCGGCGCCGAGGCGCAGCGGGCGCGCAAGCAGGGCCGCGCGCCCGTCCACGGCGTCGGCAGCTCCGGCTGGGAGGCGTGCAAGGCGGCCGTCGTGGCGGCGCTCGGGATCGCGATGATCGCCGGGCCGCACGTCGGCGACGGCGATCCCGCGCTGGGTGCTCTGGGCCGCCTCGTCGCGTGGGCCTGGAGCGTGCCGCTCGGGATCGCCTTCCTGGCGGCGGGCCTGCTCGGCCTGTACGCGACGTTCGCAGTCGGCGGTCGCGCGCAGGATGCGCGCAGAGAGGTGATCTCGTGA
- a CDS encoding thiamine pyrophosphate-binding protein has product MSAPASSGGEAASQPAPPPASSGGEALVQALEQLGVTCAFGLPGVHNLPAWAALARSPIRLVGVRHEQTAAYAADGYARASGRLGVALTTTGPGAANALGATGEAWASHSPVLVIATDIPTTLRRAGAYRGVLHETRDQAAMFEPVVKRTYVCHAADHIAPLVQAAAAHALHAPSGPVYVQIPTDLLSAPVGRALAPPAPAPPRAPADPAALRRAVELLDDAERVLIWAGGGAVAAGAGSALALLAERLAAPVIETYGGRALLGGHPCAVGLPPHLPHAGELWDRADVVLAVGSDFDGMTTQNWLQPQPRCLIAVNVDPVGAAENYPPDVALIGDARTTCEALAAAVSAAPPAAVDALAADLASRRAAADAFVAADEPQAAELLGTLAAVLDEDDVVVADMCIPGYWTAALHRFAQPRKLAYPVGWGTLGFAFPASIGTALAGAGRALCVCGDGGFLFAAGELATLAQERIPLTLLIVDDGAYGMLRYDQRHAGQEVFGVELESPDFVAWARACGIAATAVDGVGAPLADALRSALADPSPTVVVARASLDPPPTTSPRWYRRAAVPPPTA; this is encoded by the coding sequence GTGAGCGCCCCGGCGAGCAGCGGCGGCGAGGCGGCGAGCCAGCCCGCGCCACCGCCCGCGAGCAGCGGCGGGGAGGCGCTGGTCCAGGCGCTGGAGCAGCTCGGCGTCACGTGCGCGTTCGGGCTCCCGGGCGTCCACAACCTGCCGGCGTGGGCGGCACTGGCGCGGTCGCCGATCCGGCTCGTCGGCGTCCGCCACGAGCAGACCGCCGCCTACGCGGCAGACGGCTACGCTCGCGCGAGCGGCCGGCTCGGCGTCGCGCTGACGACGACCGGCCCCGGCGCCGCGAACGCGCTCGGCGCGACGGGGGAGGCGTGGGCGTCGCATTCGCCGGTGCTGGTGATCGCGACCGACATCCCGACGACGCTGCGGCGCGCCGGCGCGTATCGCGGCGTGCTGCACGAGACGCGCGACCAGGCGGCGATGTTCGAGCCGGTCGTCAAGCGCACGTACGTCTGCCACGCGGCCGACCACATCGCCCCACTCGTGCAGGCGGCCGCCGCGCACGCGCTGCACGCGCCGAGCGGCCCCGTCTACGTGCAGATCCCGACCGACCTGCTGAGCGCGCCGGTCGGGCGCGCGCTCGCACCGCCGGCTCCGGCGCCGCCGCGGGCGCCGGCCGACCCCGCCGCGCTGCGGCGCGCGGTCGAGCTGCTGGACGACGCCGAGCGGGTGCTGATCTGGGCGGGCGGCGGCGCCGTCGCCGCGGGCGCCGGGTCGGCGCTCGCGCTGCTGGCCGAGCGGCTCGCGGCGCCGGTGATCGAGACGTACGGCGGCCGCGCGCTGCTGGGCGGCCACCCGTGCGCGGTCGGGCTGCCGCCGCACCTCCCGCACGCGGGCGAGCTGTGGGACCGCGCCGACGTCGTGCTCGCGGTCGGCAGCGACTTCGACGGGATGACGACGCAGAACTGGCTCCAGCCGCAGCCGCGCTGCCTGATCGCAGTCAACGTCGACCCGGTCGGCGCCGCCGAGAACTACCCGCCGGACGTCGCGCTGATCGGCGACGCGCGCACGACCTGCGAGGCGCTCGCCGCCGCGGTCTCCGCCGCGCCGCCGGCCGCGGTCGACGCGCTCGCGGCCGATCTCGCGAGCCGCCGCGCGGCCGCCGACGCGTTCGTCGCCGCGGACGAGCCGCAGGCGGCCGAGCTGCTGGGGACGCTCGCGGCGGTGCTGGACGAGGACGACGTCGTCGTCGCGGACATGTGCATCCCCGGCTACTGGACCGCCGCGCTGCACCGCTTCGCGCAGCCGCGCAAGCTCGCCTACCCGGTCGGCTGGGGGACGCTCGGGTTCGCCTTCCCCGCCAGCATCGGGACGGCGCTCGCGGGTGCCGGCCGCGCGCTGTGCGTCTGCGGCGACGGCGGCTTCCTGTTCGCCGCGGGCGAGCTGGCGACGCTCGCGCAGGAGCGGATCCCGCTGACGCTGCTGATCGTCGACGACGGCGCCTACGGGATGCTGCGCTACGACCAGCGCCACGCCGGCCAGGAGGTCTTCGGCGTCGAGCTGGAGAGCCCCGACTTCGTCGCCTGGGCGCGCGCGTGCGGGATCGCCGCGACCGCCGTCGACGGCGTCGGCGCGCCGCTCGCCGACGCGCTGCGCAGCGCGCTGGCCGATCCGTCGCCGACCGTCGTCGTCGCCCGCGCGAGCCTCGACCCGCCGCCGACGACGTCGCCGCGCTGGTACCGCCGCGCCGCGGTGCCGCCGCCCACCGCCTGA
- a CDS encoding aldehyde dehydrogenase family protein yields MSPSATQTLEVASIVAGRAVDGAAGGTLATRNPADLTQVVANVRLADSAAFVAAARAAHDAQPAWAAVPAPVRGAVVQQIGRLVEASKESLARLITTEIGKPYAEALGEVQEVVDTCNFFISEGRRLYGQTVPSEMPDKQLFTFRKPVGTCAIVTAGNFPAAVPSWYIVPALLCGNTVVWKPAEYAAGVSRAFYELFARGGLPDGTLNLVLADGPATFAGLEQSLELGLVDKVGFTGSSEVGVQIGELCGRNLQTPCLELGGKNPLVVMGDADLELAVEGALFSGFGTAGQRCTSLGVAIVHDSVYDEFLERFDAAARAAVAGDPAGDVLFGPLMNERFAERFEQWLGLIQPHHRVLGSSGTGRITAANPRAGFSGGDPERGVFYHPTIVADVTTDDELYRRETFGPIVAVARFSTFDEAIALANGHGYGLSSAIYTRDATAALRFRERVSAGMVSVNNSTSGAEAHLPFGGNGKSGNGSRQSGVWVLDQFTRWQSVNWDFSGKLQKAQMDVVEITADEGFRLDGWDGR; encoded by the coding sequence ATGTCACCTTCCGCCACCCAGACCCTCGAGGTCGCCAGCATCGTCGCCGGCCGCGCGGTCGACGGCGCCGCCGGCGGGACGCTCGCGACCCGCAACCCGGCCGACCTGACGCAGGTCGTCGCGAACGTGCGGCTCGCCGACAGCGCCGCGTTCGTGGCAGCGGCGCGCGCCGCGCACGACGCGCAGCCCGCGTGGGCTGCGGTGCCGGCACCCGTGCGCGGCGCGGTCGTGCAGCAGATCGGCCGTCTGGTCGAGGCGAGCAAGGAGTCGCTGGCGCGGCTGATCACGACCGAGATCGGCAAGCCGTACGCCGAGGCGCTCGGCGAGGTGCAGGAGGTCGTCGACACCTGCAACTTCTTCATCTCCGAGGGACGCCGGCTCTACGGCCAGACCGTCCCGTCGGAGATGCCCGACAAGCAGCTGTTCACGTTCCGCAAGCCGGTCGGCACGTGCGCGATCGTCACCGCCGGCAACTTCCCGGCGGCGGTGCCGTCGTGGTACATCGTGCCGGCGCTGCTGTGCGGCAACACGGTCGTGTGGAAGCCGGCCGAGTACGCGGCCGGCGTCAGCCGTGCCTTCTACGAGCTGTTCGCGCGCGGCGGGCTGCCGGACGGCACGCTCAACCTCGTGCTCGCCGACGGCCCCGCGACGTTCGCCGGGCTGGAGCAGTCGCTGGAGCTGGGGCTCGTCGACAAGGTCGGCTTCACGGGCTCCTCCGAGGTCGGCGTCCAGATCGGCGAGCTGTGCGGGCGCAACCTGCAGACGCCGTGCCTGGAGCTGGGCGGCAAGAACCCGCTCGTCGTGATGGGCGACGCCGACCTGGAGCTGGCGGTCGAGGGCGCGCTGTTCTCCGGCTTCGGCACGGCCGGACAGCGCTGCACGTCGCTCGGCGTCGCGATCGTCCACGACTCGGTCTACGACGAGTTCCTGGAGCGCTTCGACGCAGCCGCGCGCGCCGCGGTCGCCGGCGACCCGGCGGGCGACGTGCTGTTCGGGCCGCTGATGAACGAGCGCTTCGCGGAGCGCTTCGAGCAGTGGCTCGGGCTGATCCAGCCGCACCACCGCGTGCTCGGCTCCAGCGGCACCGGCCGCATCACGGCCGCGAACCCGCGCGCGGGCTTCAGCGGCGGCGACCCCGAGCGGGGCGTCTTCTACCACCCGACGATCGTCGCCGACGTGACCACCGACGACGAGCTGTACCGGCGCGAGACGTTCGGCCCGATCGTCGCCGTCGCGCGCTTCTCGACCTTCGACGAGGCGATCGCGCTCGCGAACGGCCACGGCTACGGGCTGTCGTCGGCGATCTACACGCGCGACGCGACGGCGGCGCTGCGCTTCCGCGAGCGCGTCAGCGCGGGCATGGTGTCGGTCAACAACTCGACGAGCGGCGCCGAGGCGCACCTGCCGTTCGGCGGCAACGGCAAGTCCGGCAACGGCTCGCGCCAGTCCGGCGTCTGGGTGCTCGACCAGTTCACGCGCTGGCAGTCGGTCAACTGGGACTTCTCCGGCAAGCTTCAGAAGGCGCAGATGGACGTCGTCGAGATCACCGCCGACGAGGGCTTCCGGCTGGACGGGTGGGACGGACGCTGA